In Bremerella cremea, the DNA window TCGAGCGTTTCACACATTGTTTTTACCGTGCGGAAATTATTCAGATGCGAATCCCAGGTGGCATCGGCGGCTACATCAAGGGTGACTTCCACGAACGGCACGTTGCGCTCGACCAAACGCCGCGCCAGCAAGCAGCCTTGCCCGAAACGGTTGCGTCCGTAGGCATCACGTAGCTCGGTAGGTTCTTGATCGAGATCGAATGCCCCTTCGCCGCGCGTTTCGACCATCCGCAAGGCTTGATCGTAGACGGCCGCATGCGTCCTGGCCGCCCCTGTCTCGGCCGGCATGCCGGTACGAAGCGTTTCGAGCAAGAATTTGCGCTGCGCCAGTTCGGTTCGTTCGATCCCGGCTGGATCGAGGTTTTCGACCGTTAAGTCGGCGCGGGTGTTAGGATTGTTGCTTGCTCCCGAAACCATCAGCGGTGCGAAACGAGGGCCAAGAAAACCGGCGCCCAAATTGCCTGGTCGGAACGGGGAGATCGCCACGAAACCAGGCAATTGGGCGGCGGCAGGCTTAAGGCGCTCGGCTACGAGCGACCCTAGGACCGGATACTCGATGTTGCCTCCCATCGGGCGATAACCGGTCATCATCAATTGTGTGGCGCGACCATGATCTCCTTCGCGGGTCTTCATCGATCGCACCAACGCAATGTGCTTCATTTGTTTGGCGAGCATGGGAAGG includes these proteins:
- a CDS encoding DUF1501 domain-containing protein, producing the protein MSINDALDSFTRRDLMRIAAASLSGVSCSGWLPKLAQAAAGKKPAKSCILLWMSGGPSQIDTLDPKPGHANGGPTKAISTAVPGIELSENLPMLAKQMKHIALVRSMKTREGDHGRATQLMMTGYRPMGGNIEYPVLGSLVAERLKPAAAQLPGFVAISPFRPGNLGAGFLGPRFAPLMVSGASNNPNTRADLTVENLDPAGIERTELAQRKFLLETLRTGMPAETGAARTHAAVYDQALRMVETRGEGAFDLDQEPTELRDAYGRNRFGQGCLLARRLVERNVPFVEVTLDVAADATWDSHLNNFRTVKTMCETLDPAWSTLLTDLQQRGLLDSTLVVWMGEFGRTPRINPNSGRDHFPDAWSVALSGGGIQGGSVIGSTTPDGMAVKDRPVRAADLLATVFEAIGVPATAENYMGDRPIPIVDGGQPIEELLG